Proteins from a single region of Undibacterium sp. KW1:
- a CDS encoding VOC family protein — protein MLHHISLGVRDLALAGAFYDAALAALGYRRVFEDDTAIGYGLYDDEDILCLKLRPDASPPGPGFHLAFTASTRKAVDLFHAAALAIAGNDNGAPGLRPDYGEYYYAAFLIDPDGHHIEAVTKVTE, from the coding sequence ATGCTGCATCACATCTCTCTGGGTGTCCGCGATCTTGCGTTGGCTGGCGCATTTTACGATGCCGCCCTTGCTGCCCTCGGTTACCGCCGCGTGTTTGAAGACGACACTGCAATAGGCTATGGCCTGTACGATGATGAAGATATCCTGTGCCTTAAATTGAGGCCAGACGCGAGCCCGCCGGGCCCGGGTTTTCACCTGGCGTTTACTGCCAGCACGCGCAAGGCAGTTGATCTTTTCCATGCGGCGGCACTGGCCATCGCTGGTAATGATAATGGCGCACCGGGTTTGCGCCCTGATTATGGCGAGTATTACTATGCTGCGTTTTTGATTGACCCGGATGGTCATCACATAGAGGCAGTGACCAAGGTCACAGAATAA
- a CDS encoding MBL fold metallo-hydrolase has product MMRLPDCMQVFERGWLSSNNILFIDEQQTALVDSGYFSHAAQTMALIQHALNGRKLDLLVNTHLHSDHCGGNARLQRHYGCRTLIPVADTPAVAAWDEAALTYVATGQRCERFSFDAAIQHGDELQLGGMGWQVMAAPGHDPHSMILYCAQEGILISADALWENGFGVIFPELEGESGFAEQAAILQVIRELNPRIVIPGHGRAFDDVTAALQRAESRLDYLRTDPRRNARNAVKVMLAFILLESQQMSLATAITQLGGTRTITSSASLLGIEPHALIPQMADELVRAGAARLEGDMLISAR; this is encoded by the coding sequence ATGATGCGACTGCCTGACTGCATGCAAGTATTTGAACGGGGCTGGTTGTCTTCGAATAATATCCTGTTCATTGATGAGCAGCAGACCGCTCTGGTTGATAGTGGCTACTTCAGCCATGCTGCACAGACCATGGCGCTGATACAACATGCCCTGAATGGCCGTAAGCTCGATTTGCTGGTCAATACCCATCTGCATTCCGACCACTGCGGTGGCAATGCCCGCCTGCAACGTCACTACGGCTGCCGCACCCTGATTCCGGTTGCTGATACGCCTGCAGTGGCTGCCTGGGATGAAGCGGCACTGACTTATGTTGCGACGGGCCAGCGCTGCGAGCGCTTCAGTTTTGATGCAGCAATACAGCATGGCGATGAATTGCAACTAGGCGGCATGGGCTGGCAGGTCATGGCTGCGCCTGGACATGATCCGCATTCCATGATCCTGTACTGCGCACAGGAAGGCATACTGATTTCTGCCGACGCCCTGTGGGAAAACGGCTTTGGCGTGATCTTCCCTGAGCTTGAAGGTGAATCCGGTTTTGCCGAACAGGCGGCGATATTGCAAGTCATACGTGAACTCAATCCACGCATCGTCATCCCCGGCCATGGCCGGGCTTTTGACGATGTGACGGCAGCCTTGCAAAGGGCAGAATCACGGCTCGACTATTTGCGTACCGACCCGCGCCGCAACGCCCGCAATGCAGTCAAGGTCATGCTGGCTTTTATCTTGCTGGAGTCACAGCAAATGAGTCTCGCTACCGCCATCACACAACTCGGCGGCACACGTACCATCACTTCTTCTGCCAGCCTGCTGGGTATAGAGCCGCATGCGCTGATACCGCAAATGGCTGATGAACTGGTCAGGGCAGGTGCTGCAAGGCTGGAAGGCGATATGCTGATCAGCGCACGATAG
- a CDS encoding 2-hydroxychromene-2-carboxylate isomerase, which yields MKQLDWYFDFISPFAYLQSEMLHQLQGVSQINYRPVLFAGLLNHWDNKGPAEIAPKRQWTFEHCTWLAHKHGIPLRMLPEHPFNPLPLLRLCLALGSTQAVVHRLFRFVWRDGHIPAQPEHWQALLDELQVTPAMLDDTAVKEALKRNGELAIATRVFGVPTAVVDGRCFWGLDSTDMLQAYLQGDAFFASAELAAAQSMPYGQQRKIAGKT from the coding sequence GTGAAACAACTGGACTGGTATTTCGATTTTATTTCTCCTTTCGCTTATTTGCAGAGTGAAATGCTGCATCAATTGCAAGGCGTGTCGCAGATCAATTACCGCCCGGTTTTATTTGCTGGTCTGCTCAATCACTGGGATAACAAGGGCCCGGCAGAAATCGCACCCAAACGCCAGTGGACCTTTGAGCACTGTACCTGGCTGGCACACAAGCATGGTATCCCTTTGCGCATGCTGCCTGAGCATCCCTTTAATCCCCTGCCTTTGTTACGTCTGTGCCTGGCTCTGGGCAGTACGCAAGCCGTGGTACACCGGCTATTTCGCTTTGTCTGGCGCGATGGTCATATACCGGCGCAGCCAGAACACTGGCAAGCCCTGCTGGATGAATTGCAAGTGACGCCAGCCATGCTCGATGATACTGCCGTCAAGGAGGCATTAAAACGCAATGGTGAACTGGCCATCGCTACCCGCGTATTTGGCGTACCGACCGCCGTCGTTGATGGCCGCTGTTTCTGGGGGCTCGATAGTACAGACATGTTGCAGGCTTATCTGCAAGGCGATGCCTTCTTCGCATCGGCAGAACTGGCAGCCGCGCAAAGCATGCCTTATGGCCAGCAGCGCAAGATAGCAGGTAAAACATGA
- a CDS encoding DUF1289 domain-containing protein translates to MNILYEFDPAQFVMKPGATVPSPCVNICRMDEKTGLCTGCYRNIDEIICWSKADNHKKLEIWDLVQQRMLP, encoded by the coding sequence ATGAATATCCTGTATGAATTTGACCCGGCCCAGTTTGTCATGAAGCCTGGTGCGACCGTGCCTTCACCCTGCGTGAATATCTGCCGCATGGATGAGAAGACAGGCTTGTGCACAGGCTGCTATCGCAACATCGATGAAATCATTTGCTGGAGCAAGGCAGACAATCACAAGAAGCTGGAAATCTGGGATCTGGTGCAGCAAAGAATGCTGCCTTGA
- a CDS encoding YbaK/EbsC family protein produces the protein MSPNSVLPETAQRVAQLLHSLGHDQTVVMLPETGKTSAEAAAGLGCQVAEIAKSIVFRRLADDVAVMVVASGINRVDEHKVAAIVGPLGKADARFVKEKIGYAIGGVCPIGHVEKTVMLIDEDLLQYPHVWAAAGHPHAVFRLTPEQLKNMTGAPVADVALRA, from the coding sequence ATGTCACCAAACTCTGTATTGCCCGAAACCGCCCAGCGCGTTGCCCAATTACTGCACAGCCTCGGGCATGACCAGACTGTGGTCATGTTGCCGGAAACCGGCAAGACTTCTGCCGAGGCCGCAGCAGGCCTGGGTTGTCAGGTTGCCGAAATCGCCAAATCCATCGTCTTCCGCCGTCTGGCCGATGACGTTGCCGTCATGGTCGTTGCCAGCGGCATCAACCGCGTCGATGAACACAAGGTTGCGGCCATCGTTGGCCCGCTGGGCAAGGCTGATGCACGCTTCGTCAAGGAAAAAATCGGTTATGCCATAGGCGGCGTCTGCCCTATCGGCCACGTAGAAAAAACCGTCATGCTCATCGATGAAGACTTGCTGCAATACCCGCATGTGTGGGCGGCTGCCGGTCATCCACATGCAGTCTTCAGACTGACGCCTGAGCAATTGAAAAACATGACAGGTGCACCTGTCGCTGATGTGGCTTTGCGCGCATGA
- a CDS encoding TIGR03862 family flavoprotein has product MQTKASNYHPPQASSVAVIGAGPAGLMAAETLALRGIAVDVYDAMPSAGRKFLMAGKGGMNLTHSENSVSFMTRYAERETQLTPMISQFDATALRAWVKDLGIETYVGSSGRVFPVDMKAAPLLRAWLHRLRQQGVRFHMRHRWLGWDEQGQLRFATPDGETCLPARAQVFALGGGSWARLGSDGAWVSLLRQRGMDVADLQPANCGFDLDWSTFFKDKFAGQPLLTVAARVKHSTQPMRKGQFVITSTGVEGSLIYALSAALRQQLHSQSKAVLELDLLPDTPLEKVLTELEHPRGSRSLSSHLKSRLGLDALKMSLLHECLDKTEFSQPQLLAQAIKALPVVLKATRPIDEAISSAGGLRFEALDENLMARQYPGLFFAGEMLDWEAPTGGYLLTACFATARVAACGVIDWLANNVN; this is encoded by the coding sequence ATGCAAACAAAAGCGAGTAATTATCATCCTCCACAAGCCAGCAGCGTTGCCGTTATCGGTGCCGGGCCAGCAGGCCTGATGGCTGCCGAAACCCTGGCCCTGCGGGGCATCGCTGTCGATGTCTATGATGCCATGCCTTCGGCAGGACGCAAGTTTTTAATGGCAGGCAAAGGGGGCATGAACCTCACACATTCTGAAAATTCTGTCTCTTTCATGACACGGTATGCCGAGCGTGAAACCCAGCTTACCCCCATGATCAGTCAGTTTGATGCAACAGCCTTGCGTGCCTGGGTCAAGGACCTGGGAATTGAAACCTATGTAGGCAGTTCTGGCCGGGTGTTCCCGGTTGATATGAAGGCCGCCCCCCTGTTGCGTGCCTGGCTGCACCGGCTACGCCAGCAAGGTGTCCGCTTTCACATGCGGCATCGCTGGCTGGGCTGGGATGAGCAAGGCCAGTTACGCTTTGCCACTCCGGATGGGGAAACCTGCCTGCCTGCCAGGGCACAGGTATTTGCACTTGGTGGTGGCAGCTGGGCCAGGCTGGGATCGGACGGTGCCTGGGTAAGCCTGCTCAGGCAGCGTGGTATGGATGTCGCAGATTTGCAGCCCGCCAACTGTGGCTTTGATCTGGACTGGAGCACATTTTTCAAGGACAAGTTCGCCGGGCAGCCTTTGCTTACAGTGGCAGCCAGGGTAAAACACAGTACTCAGCCCATGCGCAAGGGGCAGTTTGTCATCACCTCTACAGGCGTAGAAGGCAGCCTGATTTATGCGCTCTCTGCTGCGCTGCGTCAGCAATTGCATAGCCAGAGCAAGGCAGTGCTGGAGCTGGATTTATTGCCAGACACGCCGCTGGAAAAAGTGCTGACAGAGCTTGAGCATCCGCGCGGTTCACGTTCGCTTTCCAGTCATTTGAAAAGCCGTCTGGGTCTTGATGCATTAAAAATGTCCTTGCTGCATGAATGCCTGGATAAAACAGAGTTCAGCCAGCCACAGTTATTGGCACAGGCCATCAAGGCCTTGCCAGTTGTGCTCAAGGCTACCCGCCCCATCGATGAAGCGATCAGCAGCGCCGGTGGCCTGCGCTTTGAAGCCCTCGATGAAAATCTCATGGCGCGACAGTATCCCGGCCTGTTTTTTGCTGGTGAAATGCTGGACTGGGAAGCGCCCACTGGTGGTTACTTGCTGACCGCCTGCTTTGCAACTGCAAGAGTTGCAGCATGCGGAGTGATTGACTGGCTTGCAAACAATGTTAATTAA
- a CDS encoding diguanylate cyclase yields MVNLDRATLDLVVACISVISMLVMLAVWHINRDIPGTGVWAAAASMVAPAFLLIRLIPIIDIPMSLIVAFNNSLTLTTTLLMLEGTLRFRGYPSQVRWRWGLVLIPAFILLAFLNRDDMIRRYLFHDVIAASLMLGTAFILIWKTRDLDLLAACIGAISLSIMAIGFIMRWHLAFISNNNAELAKHPLLNFIYLIVVLCLLGWTYGVSVCCNLRAQKSILEMAREDVLTGLPNRRHVDEMLDKAIAQSGRNQQGFGFILIDLNHFKSVNDRFGHQAGDLLLKEVAKRLKSFCRHADFVGRIGGDEFVALTFGVNQESQLDSTLLRLKKILEGPCTIQGNTIEIEAALGSALFPTDGRSADKLMQTADQRMYIDKSVPENILAAVTQRA; encoded by the coding sequence ATGGTCAATCTGGATCGTGCTACGCTAGATTTAGTGGTTGCTTGTATCAGCGTGATTTCCATGCTGGTCATGCTGGCGGTTTGGCATATCAACCGCGACATACCCGGCACCGGTGTCTGGGCGGCAGCGGCATCGATGGTCGCACCGGCTTTTTTACTGATACGCCTGATCCCCATCATCGACATCCCCATGTCTTTGATCGTTGCTTTCAATAATTCCCTGACCCTGACCACCACCTTGCTGATGCTGGAAGGCACCCTGCGTTTTCGCGGCTATCCATCCCAGGTACGCTGGCGCTGGGGCCTGGTACTGATCCCGGCGTTCATCCTGCTGGCTTTCCTCAACCGGGACGATATGATACGCCGTTATCTGTTCCATGACGTTATTGCTGCCAGTCTGATGCTGGGTACGGCTTTTATCCTGATCTGGAAAACCCGTGACCTCGACTTGCTGGCTGCCTGCATAGGTGCAATTTCCCTGAGCATCATGGCGATAGGTTTTATCATGCGCTGGCATCTGGCTTTCATTTCCAACAACAATGCTGAACTGGCCAAACATCCCTTATTGAATTTTATTTATCTTATCGTGGTGCTGTGCCTGCTGGGCTGGACTTATGGCGTCAGCGTCTGCTGCAACCTGCGGGCCCAGAAAAGCATACTGGAAATGGCCAGGGAAGATGTACTCACCGGTTTGCCTAACCGCCGTCATGTCGATGAAATGCTGGACAAGGCGATTGCCCAGAGCGGGCGCAACCAGCAAGGCTTTGGCTTTATCCTGATAGACCTGAACCATTTCAAGTCGGTCAATGACCGCTTTGGCCATCAGGCCGGTGACCTGCTGCTCAAGGAAGTGGCCAAACGCCTCAAAAGCTTTTGCCGCCACGCCGATTTTGTCGGCCGCATAGGCGGCGATGAATTCGTCGCCCTGACCTTTGGTGTCAACCAGGAATCCCAACTGGACAGCACCCTGCTGCGCCTGAAAAAAATACTCGAAGGTCCCTGCACCATACAGGGAAACACCATAGAGATCGAAGCCGCCCTCGGCAGCGCCCTGTTCCCCACCGACGGCCGCAGCGCCGACAAACTCATGCAAACCGCCGACCAACGCATGTACATCGACAAATCAGTCCCAGAGAACATCCTGGCAGCAGTAACCCAAAGAGCATAG
- a CDS encoding substrate-binding domain-containing protein yields MTATKSKCLTALFVVFSFISAAAAQENPMQFLSRANAKVARAASLKNRWEGPDDGPALHKKKKIVFIAADLGDAGVSSVFNGVREASTAAGWEVLPINCRGRCNQGASIISQALDMKADGIILAGVDVTSQSKGMAAAVKAKIPVVGWHASVKSGPTDGLFTNIATNPKEVGQLAALYTVVDSNNKAGIVVFTDSSNPFLLAKSTAIVETIRQCEGCKLLSLEDVPLAESHIKMKGVVESLVKRFGAKWTHVIGVNDFYFDLLEVPTTASLVASNKLVAVAAGDGSPTAYKRIRANSLQTATVPEPLSMHAWQIVDELNRAFSNAEHSNYVSALHLVTAQNIAYDGGQKNMFEPANDFRTHYQKFWSK; encoded by the coding sequence ATGACTGCTACCAAAAGTAAGTGCCTTACCGCGTTATTTGTTGTGTTCAGCTTTATCAGTGCTGCTGCCGCGCAAGAAAATCCCATGCAGTTTCTAAGCCGTGCCAATGCCAAAGTGGCCAGGGCCGCGTCTTTGAAAAACCGCTGGGAAGGCCCAGATGATGGTCCTGCATTACATAAGAAAAAGAAAATCGTTTTCATCGCAGCAGACCTGGGTGATGCGGGCGTCAGCAGTGTATTTAACGGCGTGCGCGAAGCCAGCACCGCCGCAGGTTGGGAAGTCTTGCCTATTAACTGTCGTGGCCGTTGCAACCAGGGCGCATCCATCATCAGCCAGGCGCTGGACATGAAAGCCGATGGCATCATCCTGGCAGGGGTCGATGTCACCAGCCAGAGCAAGGGTATGGCAGCGGCAGTCAAGGCCAAGATCCCCGTGGTTGGCTGGCATGCCTCGGTCAAAAGCGGCCCGACTGACGGCCTGTTCACCAATATCGCCACCAATCCCAAAGAGGTTGGACAATTGGCTGCCCTGTATACGGTGGTCGATTCGAATAACAAGGCTGGCATCGTGGTCTTCACCGACTCAAGCAATCCTTTCCTGCTGGCCAAGTCCACGGCCATCGTAGAAACCATACGCCAATGCGAGGGTTGCAAATTACTCAGCCTCGAAGACGTGCCTCTGGCAGAGTCTCATATCAAGATGAAGGGTGTCGTCGAAAGCCTGGTCAAACGCTTTGGCGCGAAGTGGACCCACGTCATCGGCGTCAATGATTTCTATTTTGATCTGCTGGAAGTGCCAACAACAGCCAGCTTGGTTGCCAGCAATAAACTGGTTGCTGTCGCTGCTGGTGATGGCTCGCCAACTGCCTACAAGCGCATACGTGCCAACAGCCTGCAGACTGCAACCGTGCCTGAACCCTTAAGCATGCATGCCTGGCAAATCGTCGATGAACTGAACCGTGCTTTCTCGAATGCCGAGCATAGTAACTATGTAAGCGCCCTGCATCTGGTGACGGCGCAGAATATTGCGTATGACGGCGGACAAAAGAATATGTTTGAGCCGGCAAATGACTTCCGGACTCACTATCAAAAGTTCTGGTCAAAATAG
- a CDS encoding head GIN domain-containing protein, translating into MKNIIRTGIGMLGLAVVLTASTVVFMRAHASNVVSSGSAASEVRPVTASIVNIVLSGPIDLALKQAATPELLVKGDAKLVSRVTTRLEGNTLFVGTRGIYISVGKTEQTRIELSLPGLEKLQTSGSGDAVIKGFKGNKLEVSLQGSGNINLDGDYQQVFASLNGSGDLNLGLGNSELLELTSNGSGDSILKGQVKSFTARLSGSGDLKASTLKSAVVNLNSMGSSSSKVFASQEIKLKVTGSGDVHVSGNPAKRNVERHGSADVHWE; encoded by the coding sequence ATGAAAAATATCATACGCACAGGCATAGGCATGTTGGGCCTGGCCGTAGTGTTGACCGCGTCAACCGTGGTTTTCATGAGGGCGCATGCCAGCAATGTCGTCAGTAGCGGTTCGGCGGCCAGTGAAGTCCGTCCCGTGACGGCATCCATTGTCAATATCGTGCTCAGCGGCCCTATAGACCTGGCACTGAAACAGGCGGCAACGCCAGAGTTGCTGGTCAAGGGCGATGCCAAGCTGGTGTCGCGGGTGACCACCAGGCTGGAGGGCAATACCTTGTTTGTCGGTACCCGTGGTATCTATATCTCCGTCGGCAAGACTGAGCAAACCAGGATAGAACTGAGTTTGCCCGGCCTGGAAAAACTGCAGACTTCTGGTAGCGGTGACGCCGTCATCAAAGGATTCAAGGGCAATAAACTCGAAGTAAGCCTGCAAGGCTCAGGCAATATCAATCTTGATGGCGACTACCAGCAAGTATTTGCCAGTCTGAATGGCAGCGGCGACCTGAACCTGGGCCTGGGTAATAGTGAGTTGCTGGAGCTCACTTCCAACGGCTCTGGTGACAGCATCCTCAAAGGCCAGGTCAAAAGCTTCACTGCCAGATTGTCGGGTTCCGGCGATTTGAAAGCATCTACACTCAAGAGTGCCGTGGTCAACCTGAATTCCATGGGCTCATCCAGCAGCAAGGTATTTGCCAGTCAGGAAATCAAGCTCAAAGTCACTGGCAGTGGCGATGTGCATGTGTCTGGCAACCCGGCGAAACGCAATGTAGAGCGCCATGGTTCTGCAGATGTGCATTGGGAGTAA
- a CDS encoding DUF1700 domain-containing protein yields the protein MNKTAYMNALREALDGLPANVIEDTMWEYERKFIDAMVAGKSEEEIATGLPKPELLAAQKKASTRYQALKTNFSIGNVAGLLIALIGLMIFNLFMLIPAVAYFSLLCSAYIVAMVMYVAGIGITAASISGVEQFSFDIPVGRHHVHNHNDSHRIRNHNVRVDVTETGILIDGEKQDEHGQAAASVSAAPVTASAASATSAASVTSATASAASATAVTRTVSTESQTEKLHIELGNHFSGTKLFSGLGLLLASIALMMLSMFMTKYTFIGFKHYLRWNLSQLQLAHAA from the coding sequence ATGAACAAGACTGCATATATGAATGCACTGCGCGAAGCCCTGGATGGCTTGCCCGCAAACGTCATTGAAGACACCATGTGGGAATATGAGCGCAAGTTCATTGATGCCATGGTGGCTGGCAAGTCTGAAGAAGAAATCGCTACGGGTTTGCCCAAGCCTGAACTGCTGGCGGCACAAAAGAAAGCCAGCACACGTTATCAGGCATTAAAAACGAATTTCAGCATAGGCAATGTGGCAGGTTTGCTGATCGCACTGATAGGCCTGATGATTTTCAACCTGTTCATGCTGATCCCGGCAGTGGCCTACTTCAGCCTGCTGTGCTCAGCCTATATAGTGGCCATGGTGATGTATGTGGCTGGCATAGGCATTACTGCAGCCAGCATCTCTGGTGTTGAGCAGTTCAGCTTTGATATCCCCGTTGGCAGGCACCATGTACATAATCATAACGATAGTCATCGTATCCGCAATCACAATGTCAGGGTGGATGTGACAGAAACAGGTATCCTCATTGATGGTGAAAAACAGGATGAACATGGCCAGGCGGCAGCTTCGGTATCCGCCGCACCGGTAACGGCATCTGCGGCTTCGGCTACATCAGCTGCTTCAGTTACTTCAGCAACGGCCTCAGCCGCCTCGGCAACTGCGGTTACCCGGACTGTCAGCACAGAAAGCCAGACAGAAAAACTGCATATAGAGCTTGGTAATCACTTTTCCGGCACCAAGTTATTCTCAGGCCTGGGTTTGCTGCTGGCTTCGATTGCCCTGATGATGTTGAGCATGTTCATGACCAAATACACTTTCATCGGCTTCAAGCATTATTTGCGCTGGAACCTGTCGCAATTACAGCTGGCTCATGCAGCCTGA
- the glpD gene encoding glycerol-3-phosphate dehydrogenase → MKSMPAIPEVDVLVIGGGINGAGIARDAAGRGLSVLLCEKDDLASHTSSASTKLIHGGLRYLEYYEFGLVRKALQEREVLMRSAPHIISPLRFVMPHDKGQRPAWMIRAGLFLYDHLAKRELLPGAESINLQKHIAGQPLLADFRRGFAYSDGWVNDARLVVLNAIQAAEKGASIMTRTRCVSARRQAEHWLVQLQKADGSMMMVQSRSLVNASGPWAINTLQQVLHQGAVQHLRLIKGSHIVVQRLFHHPYAYIFQHPDGRIVFAIPYEQDFTLIGTTDLDYQGSLDEVAISEAEVAYLCELASHYFTQAIGPADVLWSYSGVRPLVEETVGTGKEKAAALTRDYRLELDTAGAPVLNVFGGKITTYRKLAEEALSMLAPLLNNANSAWTEHACLPGGDIYGEVPENRAVSEFHLFIQQCQQQYAWLPPHLAERYAHAYGSRIHVLLKDKYSLADMGEMLVPGLYVAEAAYLVRHEWARTVDDILWRRSRLGLHLLGEDSSHLQEWLDRHIAQIQPAVL, encoded by the coding sequence ATGAAAAGCATGCCCGCCATCCCTGAGGTCGATGTACTCGTCATCGGTGGCGGTATCAATGGCGCTGGCATCGCCCGCGATGCAGCAGGGCGTGGCCTGAGTGTGCTGTTATGCGAAAAAGATGATCTGGCCTCGCATACTTCATCAGCGTCGACCAAGCTCATTCATGGTGGATTGCGTTATCTTGAATATTATGAATTTGGCCTGGTGCGCAAGGCCTTGCAGGAACGTGAAGTGCTCATGCGTTCTGCTCCGCATATCATCAGCCCTTTACGCTTTGTCATGCCACACGACAAAGGGCAGCGCCCGGCCTGGATGATACGGGCGGGCTTGTTCCTGTACGACCACCTGGCGAAACGTGAATTGCTGCCCGGTGCAGAATCCATCAATTTACAGAAACATATAGCTGGGCAACCTCTGCTGGCAGACTTTCGCCGTGGTTTTGCCTATTCTGATGGCTGGGTCAATGATGCCCGTCTGGTTGTGCTGAACGCCATTCAGGCGGCAGAAAAAGGGGCCAGCATCATGACGCGCACCCGCTGCGTGTCGGCCAGGCGGCAGGCGGAACACTGGCTGGTGCAATTACAAAAGGCTGATGGCAGCATGATGATGGTGCAAAGCCGCAGCCTCGTGAATGCCAGCGGCCCCTGGGCCATCAACACCTTGCAGCAGGTCCTGCATCAGGGCGCAGTCCAGCATTTGCGTCTCATCAAGGGTAGCCATATCGTCGTGCAGCGCCTGTTTCATCACCCTTATGCGTATATCTTCCAGCATCCTGATGGCCGTATCGTATTTGCCATACCTTATGAGCAGGACTTTACCCTGATCGGCACGACCGACCTGGATTACCAGGGTTCGCTTGACGAAGTAGCGATCAGTGAAGCAGAAGTCGCCTATCTGTGTGAGCTGGCCAGTCATTACTTTACTCAGGCCATCGGCCCTGCCGATGTGTTGTGGTCATATTCAGGTGTACGCCCGCTGGTGGAAGAAACCGTGGGAACAGGCAAGGAAAAAGCCGCCGCCCTGACCCGCGATTACCGGCTGGAACTTGATACTGCCGGTGCACCGGTGCTGAACGTATTTGGTGGCAAAATCACCACTTACCGCAAACTGGCCGAAGAGGCCTTGTCCATGCTGGCACCCTTGCTGAATAATGCCAACTCTGCCTGGACAGAACATGCCTGCCTGCCAGGCGGTGATATTTATGGCGAAGTGCCAGAAAACCGCGCCGTCAGTGAATTTCACTTATTCATACAACAATGCCAGCAACAATATGCCTGGCTGCCACCGCACCTGGCAGAACGCTATGCCCACGCCTACGGCAGCCGCATACACGTCTTGCTTAAAGATAAATACTCACTGGCTGACATGGGCGAGATGCTGGTGCCGGGTCTCTACGTAGCAGAAGCGGCTTATCTGGTCAGGCATGAATGGGCACGCACCGTCGATGACATACTCTGGCGCCGTAGCCGGCTGGGCCTGCATTTGCTGGGTGAAGACAGCAGTCATTTGCAGGAATGGCTGGACCGGCATATTGCGCAAATCCAGCCAGCTGTTCTCTAG
- a CDS encoding SMP-30/gluconolactonase/LRE family protein, whose product MLKKWIIRLLLLVIALIAILAAYLLLAPVPINPVAWQATPFAGYSPPHARNEKLAALKTIDIGEETGPEHIAMGPDGKLYAAVTSGAILRMQSDGSQREVWVNTEGRVLGFMFDAAGNMIAADAFRGILSISPDKQITVLTDKIGDSPILYADAVVVAKSGKIYFTDASQRFGAKESGGTFHASVLDILEHSATGRVLEYDPATKQTRLIADGLCFANGLALSADEQSLIVAETGEYRIWKIAITANSLHIKNKPDKKLATILLRDLPGYPDNLMRGRDGRIWLGLAKPRGAAIDNMAEKPWLRSITLRLPRVLWPVPPAYGHVLAFNEAGKIVADLQDPTGHYPETTGVTETEDRLYIQSLHAHGIGWLPNHLVKK is encoded by the coding sequence GTGTTGAAAAAATGGATCATACGCCTGTTATTGCTGGTCATAGCCCTGATAGCGATCCTGGCAGCCTATCTCTTGCTGGCACCTGTGCCTATCAACCCGGTTGCCTGGCAGGCTACTCCGTTTGCCGGTTATTCACCACCGCATGCACGTAATGAAAAACTGGCGGCGCTAAAAACCATAGATATAGGCGAAGAAACCGGTCCCGAGCATATCGCCATGGGCCCGGACGGCAAACTATATGCCGCCGTCACCTCCGGTGCGATCTTGCGCATGCAGTCAGATGGCAGCCAGCGTGAAGTCTGGGTCAATACTGAGGGCAGGGTGCTGGGCTTTATGTTTGATGCTGCAGGCAATATGATTGCGGCAGATGCCTTTCGCGGCATACTCTCGATTTCACCAGACAAGCAAATCACTGTCCTCACTGACAAGATAGGCGACAGCCCCATCCTGTATGCCGATGCCGTTGTCGTTGCCAAATCCGGCAAGATTTATTTCACGGATGCCAGCCAGCGCTTTGGTGCCAAGGAATCTGGCGGCACCTTCCATGCCAGCGTACTCGACATCCTCGAACATTCAGCGACCGGGCGGGTGTTGGAATATGACCCCGCCACGAAACAGACGCGCCTGATTGCCGATGGGCTGTGCTTTGCCAATGGTCTGGCACTCAGTGCTGATGAACAAAGTCTCATCGTTGCTGAAACCGGTGAATACCGTATCTGGAAAATAGCGATCACTGCCAACTCCCTGCATATCAAAAACAAGCCGGATAAAAAACTGGCCACTATCCTGCTGCGTGATTTGCCCGGCTACCCCGACAATCTCATGCGTGGCCGTGATGGCCGTATCTGGCTGGGTCTGGCCAAGCCACGCGGTGCGGCGATTGATAATATGGCAGAGAAACCCTGGCTGCGCAGCATTACCCTGCGTCTGCCACGCGTATTGTGGCCAGTGCCACCAGCTTATGGTCATGTGCTGGCATTCAATGAGGCTGGCAAAATCGTCGCTGACTTGCAAGACCCGACCGGGCATTATCCAGAGACCACAGGCGTCACCGAGACCGAAGACCGCCTGTATATCCAGAGCCTGCATGCGCATGGCATAGGCTGGTTACCGAATCATCTGGTCAAGAAATGA